A stretch of Acidobacteriota bacterium DNA encodes these proteins:
- a CDS encoding inositol-3-phosphate synthase has protein sequence MPTHNQKTTIALEDAKGKLGVLLVGLGAVSTTFIAGVEAIKRGLAEPIGSLTQMGTIRLGKRTDNRVPLIRDFLPLASIHDLAFGAWDIFEEDAYEAALHAGVLERDLVNQLKTELQAVKPMKAVFDQHYVKRLNGSHVKQGANKMELAEQLIEDIQVFKRVNECDRLVMVWCASTEIFKQPSSEHDDLKSFERAMRENSDAIAPSMLYAYAALKSGVPFANGAPNLTVDVPALTRLAVDEGLPVCGKDFKTGQTLMKTIIAPGLKSRLLGLHGWFSTNILGNRDGEVLDDPESFKTKEESKLSVLEYILQPDVYPTLYKDFSHIVRINYYPPRGDNKEGWDNIDIFGWLGYPMQIKIDFLCRDSILAAPIVLDLALFMDLAKRAGMRGVQEWLSFYFKSPMTAPGLYPEHDLFIQLMKLKNTLRHMRGEELITHLGLEYYD, from the coding sequence ATGCCAACTCACAATCAAAAGACAACCATTGCACTCGAGGACGCGAAAGGTAAGCTCGGCGTGTTGTTAGTAGGGCTGGGTGCGGTCAGCACAACCTTCATCGCCGGCGTCGAAGCAATCAAGCGCGGCTTAGCCGAACCCATCGGCTCGCTGACGCAGATGGGCACTATTAGATTGGGTAAACGCACCGACAATCGCGTGCCCTTGATCCGTGATTTCCTGCCGCTCGCTTCGATCCACGATCTGGCTTTTGGGGCGTGGGATATCTTCGAAGAGGACGCCTACGAAGCAGCGCTACATGCGGGAGTGCTCGAACGCGATCTTGTCAACCAACTCAAGACCGAGCTTCAGGCGGTGAAACCGATGAAAGCGGTCTTTGACCAGCACTACGTCAAGCGGCTCAACGGCAGTCATGTCAAACAAGGCGCTAACAAGATGGAACTCGCTGAACAGTTGATTGAGGACATCCAGGTCTTCAAACGCGTCAATGAATGCGATCGACTGGTGATGGTCTGGTGCGCTTCGACCGAGATCTTCAAGCAGCCGAGTAGTGAGCACGACGACCTCAAATCCTTCGAGCGCGCGATGCGTGAGAACAGCGACGCCATAGCGCCTTCGATGCTCTACGCGTACGCCGCGCTGAAATCAGGAGTGCCTTTCGCCAACGGCGCGCCCAACCTTACGGTCGATGTTCCGGCTTTGACCAGGCTCGCCGTCGATGAGGGGCTCCCGGTGTGCGGCAAAGACTTCAAGACAGGGCAGACTCTGATGAAGACAATAATCGCGCCGGGTTTGAAGTCGCGACTGCTCGGGCTTCACGGCTGGTTCTCGACAAACATTCTCGGCAACCGCGACGGCGAAGTGCTCGACGATCCAGAGTCGTTCAAGACAAAAGAGGAATCCAAGTTGTCGGTGCTCGAATACATCCTCCAGCCGGACGTGTACCCGACGTTGTACAAAGACTTCAGCCACATCGTGCGGATCAACTACTATCCGCCGCGCGGCGACAACAAGGAAGGATGGGACAACATCGACATCTTCGGGTGGCTTGGCTACCCGATGCAGATCAAGATCGACTTTTTGTGCCGCGACTCGATATTGGCCGCGCCGATTGTGTTAGACCTGGCGCTGTTCATGGATCTGGCGAAGCGCGCGGGTATGCGCGGCGTTCAGGAGTGGTTGTCTTTCTACTTCAAGAGCCCGATGACCGCGCCCGGTTTATATCCCGAGCACGACCTGTTCATTCAGTTGATGAAGCTCAAGAACACGCTTCGACATATGAGAGGTGAAGAGCTGATCACCCACCTCGGGCTCGAGTACTACGACTAG
- the miaB gene encoding tRNA (N6-isopentenyl adenosine(37)-C2)-methylthiotransferase MiaB, whose translation MRAHIVTFGCQMNEYDTHAIQSELAGIGYSFVDNFQEADLVLVNTCAVRGKPVEKVQSLLGELRKEKRRRKQLTIGLMGCLAQLPEGQRMGRRFGVDIMLGPGAITEIVPAIERGKFQSFEFKRELQFYSPPPPTGELSAHLTIMRGCNHRCTYCIVPATRGPEVSRPAEDIVNEARALKEAGVVEVSLLGQNVNSYGMVAGTGARRALIPGYPSFAELLRMVGQVGIPRVRFITSHPINFDDAIIEAIADTPAVSRFIHLPVQSGSNRVLKLMAREYTREFYLDRVRKVRELLPDATISTDFIVGFPGETEEDFEQTLSLYREVRYDMSYMFIYSEREGTPAAIHFDDMPRNAKVERLTRLIELSKEISLEQNHKWIGRQVEVLVKGPAAEEGFVQGHTRGNHVALVKADLAPGIHQVHIAQATPNRLYCTTESTVQSADLKRAQLTSTICEMSLPFNV comes from the coding sequence ATGCGAGCCCACATAGTCACATTCGGCTGCCAAATGAACGAGTACGACACGCACGCCATCCAGTCGGAGCTTGCCGGTATCGGGTATTCTTTCGTTGACAACTTCCAGGAAGCCGATCTCGTGCTCGTCAATACGTGCGCCGTTAGAGGCAAGCCGGTCGAGAAGGTTCAGTCTCTTCTGGGCGAGCTGCGAAAGGAAAAGCGCCGGCGCAAGCAACTGACCATAGGTTTGATGGGCTGTCTCGCTCAGCTTCCCGAGGGCCAGCGAATGGGCCGCAGGTTCGGCGTCGACATAATGCTCGGCCCGGGAGCGATAACCGAGATCGTTCCGGCAATCGAGCGCGGCAAGTTTCAATCATTCGAGTTCAAACGCGAGCTGCAGTTCTACTCACCGCCCCCGCCAACGGGCGAGCTTAGCGCGCACCTCACGATCATGCGCGGCTGCAATCATCGATGCACCTATTGCATAGTGCCGGCAACTCGAGGCCCGGAAGTTTCGCGGCCGGCGGAAGACATCGTCAACGAAGCTCGCGCACTTAAGGAAGCAGGCGTGGTCGAAGTGAGCTTATTGGGACAGAACGTGAACTCCTATGGAATGGTCGCGGGAACCGGGGCCAGACGAGCATTGATTCCCGGATACCCATCCTTTGCCGAGTTGCTGCGAATGGTAGGCCAGGTTGGGATTCCCCGCGTTAGATTCATCACGTCGCATCCGATTAACTTTGACGACGCCATAATCGAAGCCATTGCCGACACGCCGGCGGTAAGCCGGTTCATCCACCTGCCCGTTCAGTCAGGCTCAAACCGCGTACTCAAGCTGATGGCTCGCGAGTATACGCGCGAGTTCTACCTCGACCGGGTGCGCAAGGTGCGTGAGCTTCTGCCTGATGCGACGATATCGACCGACTTCATCGTAGGCTTCCCCGGCGAGACCGAAGAGGACTTCGAGCAGACCCTCTCGCTCTACCGCGAAGTGCGTTATGACATGTCTTACATGTTTATCTACTCGGAGCGCGAAGGCACCCCGGCGGCGATCCACTTCGACGATATGCCGCGCAATGCGAAGGTGGAGCGCCTCACGCGGCTGATCGAGCTTTCAAAGGAAATCTCCCTCGAGCAAAACCACAAATGGATCGGGCGCCAGGTCGAGGTTCTGGTCAAGGGTCCGGCCGCGGAAGAAGGTTTTGTTCAGGGACACACACGCGGCAATCACGTAGCACTGGTCAAGGCAGATCTTGCCCCGGGCATACATCAGGTTCATATCGCGCAGGCGACGCCGAATCGGCTCTATTGCACGACCGAGTCAACCGTCCAGAGCGCGGACCTGAAACGAGCGCAACTGACTTCCACCATTTGTGAGATGAGCTTGCCGTTTAACGTCTGA
- a CDS encoding YtxH domain-containing protein, with amino-acid sequence MAEHEGSSAAEKLTFLLIGGGIGATLALLFAPKTGRELRGDIADYTKRGVDAAGEQARVIGDRATELYGTAAGRASEAYGTAAGKVSEAYGSAAGKVSEAYGTAREKVVAGAETVSEVAGRQKEQIAAAIEAGKQAYREEKRKAGVAGEGEEA; translated from the coding sequence ATGGCAGAGCATGAAGGATCGTCAGCAGCAGAAAAACTAACGTTCTTACTGATCGGCGGGGGCATAGGAGCGACGTTGGCGTTGTTGTTCGCGCCGAAAACCGGACGCGAATTGCGCGGCGACATCGCCGACTACACCAAGCGCGGCGTAGATGCCGCAGGCGAACAAGCACGCGTGATCGGTGATCGAGCGACCGAACTTTACGGTACCGCAGCCGGCAGGGCCTCCGAAGCCTACGGGACCGCCGCCGGGAAAGTCTCCGAAGCCTATGGCTCCGCCGCCGGGAAAGTCTCCGAGGCCTACGGGACCGCGCGAGAGAAGGTGGTTGCCGGCGCAGAAACGGTTTCGGAAGTTGCCGGACGCCAGAAAGAACAGATCGCAGCGGCGATTGAAGCGGGCAAGCAGGCTTACCGCGAAGAGAAACGCAAGGCTGGTGTTGCCGGCGAGGGCGAGGAAGCCTAA
- the ileS gene encoding isoleucine--tRNA ligase, with translation MATEAPFDLKATVNLPKTGFAQKANLTQREPERLKRWQQMDLYHEICRARAGRPVFLLHDGPPYANADIHIGTAMNKILKDFIVKSHSMMGYDAPYVPGYDCHGLPIELYVDKKLGAKKSQMSPVSIRKACREHAAQALKRQTRDFQRLGVFGEWDDPYLTMSNAYEAQTARLFGRFVGRGYVYKGARPVHWCIYDQTALAEAEVEYKEHTSPSIYVKFPLPENQVRELAFKVKDLASHASVLQNVVRKPVFVLIWTTTPWTLPANLGIAVNPNFDYAAVDVGDEIYIVAKDLVEAVAEKCGLAPARIVASFPGSALEGLRAGHAWIDRPSLLMLGEHVTLGGESDAESEIDVEHSQKKGSGKAGTGCVHTAPGHGHDDFVMGQKYREQLAPVYDQLREAGVLPGQMEGAEVYCPVDNAGRFTVEVEGFAGQSVFEANSQIVDYLRSSGALLFTEEYPHRYPHCWRCHNPVIFRATPQWFISMERSAEDGHGLRAGALREVERVNWIPAWGRDRMRNMFKNRPDWCVSRQRVWGVPIPAFYCGGCGHTIADERVIDHVSSIFEKETADAWYAREAEYLLPDGFACPNCGGSAFTKETDILDVWFDSGSSSIAVLEAERHLPWPADVYIEGPDQYRGWFNSSLMVGLAAHDQAPYKTVITHGWTVDGEGKAMHKSAGNAIPADEVVTQQGAEILRLWVASSDYQEDVRVSPEILNRMVDAYRKLRNTARYALGNISDFDPEGDQIAESDMWDVDRWALAVTREVTRKVVDSYKRFDYTTVYHALYNFATVTLSNVYIDILKDRLYTFAPKSVGRRSAQTALYRIVDSLTRLLAPILCFTADEIWEALPGAREASVHLAEFPDGSAHEGDEELLREWELGGGGLLYVRWLVQQELERMRGLKVIGASLDAKVTIETQADQHRLLKKYEKDLPSIFIVSAVSLKEDEAPAIGVRVEHAEGQKCERCWNWSETVGKDARVPAVDARCIRQLEEGWGL, from the coding sequence ATGGCAACCGAGGCGCCTTTCGATCTAAAAGCAACAGTGAACCTGCCGAAGACCGGCTTCGCGCAGAAGGCGAATCTCACCCAGCGCGAGCCTGAACGACTCAAGCGCTGGCAGCAAATGGACCTCTATCATGAGATTTGCCGCGCTCGCGCCGGCCGTCCCGTGTTTCTGCTGCACGATGGTCCGCCCTACGCCAACGCCGATATTCACATTGGCACGGCGATGAACAAAATCTTAAAGGACTTCATCGTCAAGTCGCACTCGATGATGGGCTACGACGCGCCCTACGTGCCCGGCTACGATTGTCACGGCTTGCCGATTGAGCTGTACGTCGATAAGAAGCTCGGCGCGAAGAAATCTCAGATGAGTCCGGTGTCGATTCGAAAAGCATGCCGCGAGCACGCCGCCCAGGCCCTGAAGCGGCAGACGCGCGATTTCCAACGCCTGGGCGTGTTCGGCGAGTGGGACGATCCTTACCTCACGATGTCCAATGCGTATGAAGCGCAGACCGCTCGGTTGTTCGGGCGATTCGTCGGGCGAGGCTACGTTTACAAGGGAGCGCGTCCCGTCCACTGGTGCATCTACGATCAGACCGCGCTGGCCGAAGCTGAGGTTGAGTACAAGGAACACACCAGCCCATCGATCTACGTCAAGTTTCCGCTGCCAGAAAATCAGGTGCGTGAGCTTGCCTTTAAGGTCAAAGACCTAGCCTCACATGCGAGCGTTCTCCAAAATGTTGTCCGAAAGCCTGTTTTTGTTCTGATCTGGACGACAACACCGTGGACGCTTCCGGCCAACCTTGGCATCGCGGTGAATCCGAACTTCGATTACGCGGCGGTCGACGTGGGCGATGAGATCTACATCGTCGCAAAAGATCTGGTCGAAGCTGTCGCCGAAAAATGCGGACTCGCGCCGGCGAGAATCGTCGCAAGCTTCCCCGGTTCGGCGCTCGAAGGACTGCGTGCCGGTCACGCATGGATCGATAGGCCGTCGCTGTTGATGCTCGGCGAGCACGTGACGCTCGGCGGCGAATCCGACGCCGAATCCGAAATCGACGTCGAGCACTCCCAAAAGAAAGGCAGCGGCAAAGCGGGGACAGGATGCGTCCACACAGCTCCAGGTCACGGCCACGACGACTTCGTTATGGGTCAGAAGTACCGCGAGCAACTCGCTCCCGTGTACGATCAGCTTCGCGAGGCCGGAGTGCTGCCCGGGCAGATGGAGGGCGCCGAGGTTTATTGCCCGGTCGACAACGCCGGGCGCTTCACTGTTGAGGTTGAAGGTTTTGCAGGCCAATCGGTGTTCGAAGCCAACAGCCAGATCGTGGATTACTTGCGTTCGAGCGGCGCGTTGCTGTTCACCGAAGAATACCCGCATCGCTATCCGCACTGCTGGCGCTGCCACAATCCGGTTATTTTTCGCGCGACCCCGCAGTGGTTCATATCGATGGAGCGCTCGGCCGAAGACGGTCACGGCTTGCGAGCGGGCGCGCTACGCGAAGTCGAACGCGTTAACTGGATTCCGGCGTGGGGCCGAGATCGGATGCGCAACATGTTCAAGAACCGGCCCGATTGGTGCGTTTCCCGCCAGCGCGTGTGGGGCGTACCGATTCCGGCGTTCTACTGCGGGGGCTGCGGACATACGATCGCAGATGAAAGAGTCATCGATCACGTCTCGTCGATCTTCGAGAAAGAGACGGCCGATGCGTGGTACGCGCGCGAAGCGGAATACCTGTTGCCGGATGGCTTTGCCTGTCCGAACTGCGGAGGCTCGGCCTTCACCAAGGAGACGGACATCCTTGACGTGTGGTTCGACTCGGGCTCGTCTTCGATAGCGGTGCTCGAAGCAGAACGGCATCTACCGTGGCCCGCGGACGTCTACATTGAAGGGCCCGATCAGTACCGCGGCTGGTTCAATTCATCGCTAATGGTTGGGCTCGCCGCTCACGACCAGGCTCCGTACAAGACGGTGATCACTCATGGCTGGACGGTAGACGGCGAAGGCAAAGCCATGCACAAATCCGCAGGCAACGCGATCCCGGCGGACGAAGTCGTCACCCAGCAAGGCGCCGAAATTCTGCGGCTGTGGGTTGCGTCGTCGGACTATCAAGAGGATGTGCGCGTCTCGCCTGAGATCCTGAATCGGATGGTTGACGCTTATCGCAAGCTTCGAAACACCGCCCGATATGCGCTTGGAAATATCTCGGACTTCGATCCGGAGGGCGACCAGATAGCCGAGAGCGATATGTGGGATGTCGACCGCTGGGCACTCGCGGTCACGCGCGAAGTCACGCGGAAGGTGGTCGATTCGTACAAGCGCTTCGACTACACGACTGTGTATCATGCGCTTTACAACTTCGCGACGGTGACGCTTTCAAATGTGTACATCGACATCTTGAAAGATCGCTTGTACACGTTCGCGCCCAAGTCGGTTGGCCGCCGAAGCGCGCAGACGGCGCTGTACCGGATCGTAGATTCGTTGACGCGTCTGCTCGCTCCGATTCTGTGCTTCACAGCGGACGAGATTTGGGAGGCACTGCCTGGCGCGCGCGAAGCGTCCGTACACTTGGCGGAGTTTCCGGATGGATCGGCGCACGAAGGCGACGAGGAATTACTAAGAGAATGGGAGCTAGGAGGAGGCGGATTGTTGTACGTTCGATGGTTGGTGCAGCAAGAACTTGAGAGAATGCGTGGTCTTAAGGTTATAGGCGCCTCGCTCGATGCTAAAGTAACAATTGAGACTCAAGCTGATCAGCATAGGCTGCTGAAGAAATACGAGAAAGACTTGCCCTCGATCTTTATCGTATCTGCTGTCTCGCTAAAAGAAGATGAGGCGCCTGCAATTGGAGTTAGGGTCGAGCACGCAGAAGGCCAGAAGTGCGAGCGTTGCTGGAACTGGTCCGAAACAGTCGGCAAAGATGCACGCGTTCCAGCGGTCGATGCCCGTTGCATTCGTCAGTTGGAGGAGGGATGGGGATTATGA
- a CDS encoding type II toxin-antitoxin system VapC family toxin, which produces MAAYFFDSSAIVKRYLIEAGSGWVTSIADLAAGNEIYLARVTLVEVISAITRKTRSSGLSAGGAGKAISDFRDDFANEYSVIELTPSLIEWAAELAETHALRAYDAVQLSAALQIDAEMKAAGASPITLASADGPLNTAAIAEGLAVDDPNTHP; this is translated from the coding sequence GTGGCTGCGTACTTCTTTGACAGTAGCGCAATTGTAAAACGCTACTTGATTGAAGCCGGAAGCGGCTGGGTCACCAGCATTGCCGACCTTGCTGCCGGCAACGAGATTTATCTCGCCCGTGTTACGTTGGTAGAAGTGATCTCGGCCATAACGCGCAAGACTCGCAGTTCGGGGCTTTCGGCGGGCGGGGCGGGCAAAGCGATTTCTGACTTTCGGGATGATTTCGCAAATGAGTATTCGGTAATCGAACTGACCCCAAGCCTCATTGAATGGGCAGCGGAATTGGCTGAAACGCATGCATTGCGCGCTTATGATGCAGTTCAGTTGTCGGCCGCGTTGCAAATCGATGCCGAGATGAAGGCAGCAGGAGCGTCTCCGATTACTCTGGCCTCTGCCGATGGTCCTCTGAACACTGCCGCGATCGCTGAAGGGCTTGCGGTAGACGACCCGAACACTCATCCTTAG